The following are from one region of the Bacillota bacterium genome:
- a CDS encoding 3-methyl-2-oxobutanoate dehydrogenase subunit VorB: MKGNEAIAEAAIRGGCKFFFGYPITPQNEIPEYMSRRLPEVGGVYLQAESEVAAINMVYGAAAAGARVMTSSSSPGISLKQEGLSYIAACELPCVVVNMMRGGPGLGGIQPSQSDYFQATKGGGHGDYRLIVFGPASVQEAADITAEAFSIADYYRNPVMILGDGALGQMMEPVEFRPVEERELSPKTWAVTGSRGRRPNIITSLELEPALLEKLNLRLAAKYEKIGRELVRFDTYRLEDAHWAIVAYGMMARVARAAVDKARARGIKAGLFRPISLFPFPSTPLAKVAEQVRGFLAVEMSMGQMVEDVKLAVLGRRPVHFYGRAGGIVPTAQEILQALEGLVRDRNKASREGGDAGAEGFRTTGSSN, from the coding sequence ATGAAGGGGAATGAGGCCATTGCCGAGGCCGCCATAAGGGGTGGCTGCAAATTTTTCTTTGGATACCCCATTACACCTCAAAATGAGATACCGGAGTACATGTCGAGAAGGCTGCCCGAGGTGGGCGGGGTTTATCTCCAGGCCGAGAGCGAGGTCGCCGCGATCAACATGGTTTATGGGGCGGCGGCCGCCGGCGCGCGGGTCATGACATCATCCTCGAGCCCCGGGATCAGCTTGAAACAGGAGGGTCTATCATACATCGCAGCCTGCGAGCTCCCGTGCGTTGTGGTTAATATGATGCGCGGCGGCCCTGGACTCGGGGGCATTCAGCCGTCGCAGTCCGATTACTTCCAGGCGACGAAGGGCGGGGGTCATGGGGACTACCGCCTGATAGTCTTTGGCCCGGCGTCCGTCCAGGAGGCCGCCGACATAACCGCCGAGGCATTCAGCATTGCAGATTACTACAGAAATCCGGTTATGATCCTCGGGGATGGGGCGCTCGGGCAGATGATGGAGCCTGTAGAATTCAGGCCGGTGGAGGAGCGGGAGCTATCACCGAAGACGTGGGCTGTCACGGGATCGAGGGGCCGGCGCCCCAATATCATCACCTCCCTCGAGCTCGAGCCGGCCCTGCTCGAAAAGCTCAATCTGCGCCTCGCCGCCAAATATGAGAAGATCGGGCGGGAGCTGGTCAGGTTCGATACATACAGGCTCGAGGACGCACACTGGGCCATAGTGGCCTACGGGATGATGGCCAGGGTCGCGCGGGCGGCTGTTGATAAGGCGCGTGCACGAGGGATAAAGGCCGGGCTCTTCCGGCCGATAAGCCTCTTTCCGTTCCCTTCGACCCCCCTGGCGAAGGTGGCGGAGCAGGTGCGGGGGTTCCTGGCGGTTGAGATGAGCATGGGGCAGATGGTCGAGGATGTAAAGCTAGCCGTCCTGGGGAGGCGCCCCGTTCACTTTTATGGGCGCGCGGGTGGCATAGTGCCCACGGCGCAGGAGATACTCCAGGCGTTGGAGGGTCTTGTTCGAGATAGGAATAAGGCATCTCGAGAGGGGGGAGACGCTGGTGCGGAAG
- a CDS encoding 4Fe-4S binding protein has protein sequence MARIRIDAERCKGCGLCKEFCPRGIITLAEHFNRMGYHPAIVSDLEKCTGCAACARMCPDVAIEVYR, from the coding sequence GTGGCTAGAATCAGGATCGATGCCGAAAGATGCAAGGGCTGCGGCTTATGCAAGGAGTTTTGTCCCAGGGGGATCATAACTTTAGCGGAGCATTTCAACCGCATGGGTTATCACCCGGCCATTGTGAGCGACCTGGAGAAGTGTACAGGTTGCGCCGCGTGCGCCAGGATGTGCCCGGATGTTGCTATAGAGGTATATAGGTAG